A single window of Mustela erminea isolate mMusErm1 chromosome 4, mMusErm1.Pri, whole genome shotgun sequence DNA harbors:
- the TBCC gene encoding tubulin-specific chaperone C, whose product MESAGCSTAAANGAMGSPRDRSMVPERLQRREQERQLEVERRKQKRQNQEVEEEKSDFFAAAFSREQAAVGELLKSGESMEQLEEAAARLQGLQKLLNDSVLFLAAYDLRQAQEALTRLQAILAERRQELQPKKRFAFKTRRKDAASGTKVDAGPGAPAAEGVPTSPPPLKEEGGFGSSFVCGFSNVESQALEKRAEELHQRDVLLTDLSKCTIKLYGNPNTLRLAKARSCTLLCGPVSTSVFLEDCSDCVLAVACQQLRVHTTRDTRIFLQVTSRAIVEDCSGIQFAPYSWSYPGIDKDFEGSGLDRSRNNWNDVDDFNWLARDMASPNWSILPEEERMIQWD is encoded by the coding sequence ATGGAGAGCGCTGGTTGCTCCACTGCCGCGGCAAACGGGGCCATGGGTTCGCCGCGGGACCGGAGCATGGTGCCTGAACGGCTTCAAAGACGAGAACAAGAGCGGCAACTGGAGGTAGAAAGGCGGAAGCAAAAGCGGCAGAaccaggaggtggaggaggagaagagcGACTTTTTCGCCGCCGCCTTCTCTCGGGAGCAAGCGGCGGTGGGAGAGCTTCTGAAGAGCGGGGAATCCAtggagcagctggaggaggcGGCTGCTCGGCTCCAGGGCCTGCAGAAACTTCTCAACGACTCGGTTTTGTTTCTGGCCGCCTACGACCTGCGGCAGGCACAGGAGGCGCTGACGCGGCTGCAGGCGATCCTGGCCGAGCGGCGCCAGGAGCTGCAACCCAAAAAGCGTTTCGCCTTCAAGACCCGGAGGAAGGACGCTGCTTCGGGCACCAAAGTCGACGCGGGTCCTGGCGCCCCGGCCGCTGAAGGCGTCCCGACCTCCCCGCCGCCATTGAAGGAGGAGGGAGGCTTCGGCTCCAGCTTTGTCTGCGGCTTCTCCAATGTGGAGTCCCAAGCCTTGGAGAAGCGGGCGGAGGAGCTGCACCAGCGCGACGTCCTTTTGACCGATCTGAGCAAATGCACAATCAAACTGTATGGCAATCCCAACACCCTGCGGCTGGCCAAAGCCCGAAGTTGCACACTGCTCTGCGGCCCGGTGTCCACCTCTGTGTTCCTGGAGGACTGCAGTGATTGCGTGTTGGCCGTGGCCTGCCAACAGCTCCGCGTACACACTACGAGAGACACCCGTATCTTTTTGCAGGTGACCAGCAGGGCCATCGTGGAGGACTGCAGCGGGATCCAGTTCGCCCCCTATAGCTGGAGCTACCCGGGCATCGACAAGGACTTCGAGGGCTCTGGTTTAGATAGGAGCAGAAATAACTGGAACGACGTCGACGATTTCAACTGGCTGGCCCGGGATATGGCCTCCCCGAACTGGAGTATTCTCCCTGAAGAAGAGCGAATGATCCAGTGGGACTAA